A single region of the Asterias amurensis chromosome 19, ASM3211899v1 genome encodes:
- the LOC139951506 gene encoding potassium channel subfamily K member 2-like produces the protein MKAWKKISILTVTLCVYIVLGGVLFIHLEEEQSREAQVQFIDFVQNFLANNSECGLNIDATRQLIQEIETATTDRVSTIMYGSPAGVVKEVWSLQNAVVLCFTIVTTMGFGWITPKTKAGQMFCIFYAIIGIILEGYMLSVIGDTFHVFWLKCSNLFKKGVACIKSKRRRSFFGTAAIIATIWAILIVIPAAIFMQTENWSFLTAQYFNVVSLSTLGFGDVAPSHAALPFKYHTVFNEWAYRLGVMLYMFLGMAIISIVCVGVWRSQKKNMKRAVSSTRLRLMKRGIGKNSISQNIEEDIE, from the exons atgaagGCCTGGAAGAAGATATCCATTTTAACTGTTACCCTTTGCGTGTACATTGTCCTTGGCGGGGTTTTATTCATACACTTGGAAGAAGAACAGTCACGGGAGGCACAAGTCCAATTTATTGACTTTGTCCAGAACTTTTTAGCGAACAACAGCGAGTGTGGTTTGAATATTGACGCGACCAGGCAACTGATTCAAGAAATAGAAACTGCCACGACAGACAGAGTGTCAACTATTATGTACGGTAGTCCTGCAGGTGTTGTGAAGGAGGTTTGGTCCTTGCAAAACGCTGTTGTGCTTTGTTTCACAATAGTCACCACAATGG GATTCGGATGGATCACCCCGAAGACAAAGGCAGGCCAAATGTTTTGCATATTTTATGCCATAATTGGAATCATTCTGGAGGGATACATGCTATCTGTTATCGGCGACACATTCCACGTCTTCTGGTTGAAATGTTCCAATCTTTTCAAAAAAGGTGTTGCGTGTATCAAATCGAAGCGACGGCGAAGTTTCTTCGGTACAGCAGCAATTATTGCCACCATTTGGGCCATCCTCATAGTTATCCCCGCAGCCATTTTCATGCAAACTGAGAACTGGTCTTTTCTGACAGCTCAATATTTCAACGTTGTCTCACTCAGCACCTTGGGGTTCGGCGATGTTGCTCCTTCGCACGCTGCTCTTCCGTTTAAGTATCATACAGTCTTCAATGAATGGGCGTACAGGCTTGGTGTCATGCTCTACATGTTCCTTGGTATGGCGATTATTTCCATTGTTTGCGTCGGTGTCTGGCGCTCTCAGAAGAAAAACATGAAGAGGGCTGTTAGTAGCACTCGACTTCGTCTGATGAAACGCGGGATTGGAAAAAATAGCATCAGTCAGAACATTGAAGAAGACATCGAATAG
- the LOC139951666 gene encoding potassium channel subfamily K member 2-like produces the protein MKAWKKISVLSVIVCLYIVIGGVVFMYLEQGESQRAQAEFVDFVKKFLANNSECGINTNATKQLLRDFEIARLNHVEVGFGGHPAKVRQQVWSLQNAVVLCFTIITTMGFGWITPRSFGGQMFCICYAIIGIPLEGYMLSVIGETFHFLFLRCSNLFGKGVARIKSKRWRGIIGSFAIIATMWAFLIIIPAAIFMQTENWSFQTAQYFNVVSLTTIGFGDVTPSYAGLPLMQQTIFTKYAYTLGVMLYMFLGLAIICIVCVGVWRYQKKNMKRAVSSTRLRLMKRGIGKNSISQTIE, from the exons ATGAAAGCCTGGAAGAAAATATCTGTTTTATCTGTGATCGTCTGCCTGTATATTGTAATTGGCGGTGTTGTATTTATGTACTTGGAGCAAGGAGAGTCACAGAGAGCGCAAGCAGAATTTGTCGACTTTGTAAAGAAATTTCTGGCGAACAACAGCGAGTGTGGCATAAATACCAATGCAACGAAACAACTGCTGAGGGACTTCGAGATAGCCAGGTTAAACCATGTGGAGGTTGGTTTTGGCGGTCACCCGGCTAAAGTGAGGCAGCAGGTGTGGTCCTTGCAAAATGCTGTCGTCCTTTGTTTTACGATAATTACCACAATGG GATTCGGTTGGATTACCCCTAGGTCGTTTGGAGGTCAAATGTTTTGCATTTGTTATGCAATAATTGGAATTCCTCTGGAGGGATACATGCTATCTGTTATTGGCGAAACGTTCCATTTCCTGTTTTTGAGATGCTCCAATCTGTTCGGAAAGGGTGTAGCGCGTATCAAGTCAAAGCGATGGCGAGGTATCATTGGTTCATTTGCAATCATTGCCACCATGTGGGCCTTCCTCATAATAATTCCCGCAGCCATTTTTATGCAAACGGAGAACTGGTCCTTTCAGACGGCGCAATATTTCAACGTGGTTTCACTGACGACCATTGGCTTTGGTGATGTTACCCCTTCGTACGCAGGTCTTCCACTAATGCAGCAGACCATTTTCACCAAATATGCTTACACGCTTGGTGTCATGCTCTACATGTTCCTCGGTTTGGCCATTATTTGCATCGTCTGTGTCGGTGTctggcgctatcagaagaaaaaTATGAAGAGGGCCGTTAGCAGTACTCGACTTCGTCTGATGAAACGCGGGATTGGAAAGAACAGCATCAGTCAGACTATTGAATAA
- the LOC139951477 gene encoding zinc metalloproteinase/disintegrin-like, giving the protein MVRIFEEGEVKIPLRTDRMYSGTVTSDPESIVSAETSHGLTAIIFYEKGTMVVQPLSGKSALEMATLGLGHPHVVYKGSDDDVMCGTEDEDVDDIDEGDFGFESYSCDGQSTKYLELAMFYDFQAWQQAGDTFHSEYLALFNLVKNVFQKPSLVGTNLVPKLVHAAYFADETVFKSNESIGLTLRAARAYCGIANPPESDPTHWDNAAFVSGYPVKGKTGLANVGSCGKKGSASVTKRRSLTSTAGTMCHEIGHNLSMKHDKPAICGPGKYIMSPWASKYKVYWDWSSCSRDYYCDFVGRNTCYDDA; this is encoded by the exons ATGGTGAGAATATTTGAAGAAGGAGAAGTTAAGATCCCACTCCGTACAGATCGTATGTACTCTGGAACGGTCACCTCTGACCCGGAGTCCATTGTCTCAGCAGAAACCAGTCATGGATTG ACTGCAATCATTTTCTATGAAAAGGGAACGATGGTAGTCCAACCATTAAGCGGGAAATCTGCACTGGAGATGGCAACCTTAGGACTTGGTCATCCTCATGTCGTGTACAAGGGCAGTGACGACGACGTTATGTGTGGAACGG agGACGAAGATGTTGATGATATCGACGAAGGTGATTTTGGTTTTGAATCCTACTCGTGTGATGGACAGTCAACTAAGTATCTTGAGCTGGCAATGTTCTACGACTTCCAAGCCTGGCAGCAAGCTGGAGACACTTTCCACTCTGAATACTTGGCACTTTTTAATTTG gTAAAAAACGTCTTCCAGAAGCCGTCTCTCGTCGGGACAAACTTGGTTCCAAAATTAGTCCATGCAGCTTATTTTGCCGACGAG ACGGTATTCAAATCAAATGAAAGCATAGGACTGACGTTGAGGGCGGCTAGAGCATACTGCGGCATAGCAAATCCACCCGAGTCTGATCCAACACACTGGGACAATGCAGCATTTGTTTCTGG ATATCCCGTTAAAGGTAAAACTGGACTTGCTAACGTTGGGTCGTGCGGTAAGAAGGGCTCCGCGTCCGTCACCAAACGTCGGAGTCTGACATCTACGGCAGGTACCATGTGTCACGAGATTGGTCATAA CCTGTCGATGAAACATGACAAACCAGCAATATGCGGTCCTGGTAAATACATAATGTCACCATGGGCGAGTAAATACAAAGTGTACTGGGATTGGTCCTCATGCAGCAGAGATTACTACTGCGATTTTGTTGG TAGGAATACGTGCTATGATGATGCTTAG